The region TGATGTATTGGGGCTTGTTCTTCACTTGCGTGAAACAAATGGCGAAAATGCAATTATTGATGTAGATAAATTGTTGAAATTGAATGATTATGCTAATGTTTTGGAAGTAAATGTTTTAGAGGAAGAAATCGCTAAGCTGAAAAAGAGTATTAAATTAGAACCTTTTGAAACAAAATTTTTAAAGTTGAAAAAATAGTTTTGGTAAAAAAATCTTTAAAAGCAAACAAATGAAGAAATTAGTACTTTTAAGTTTTGTCTTTTTAACAAGCTGTTTAACAGCGGGTTGGCTGTTTGGGCAAAGCTATAAAATAATGTCTTATAATATCAGATACGACAATTCTTGGGATAGCCTGAATAGTTGGGAAATCAGGAAAACAAAAGTTGCTGAACTCATAAATTTTCACAATCCCTGCATTTTTGGAATTCAAGAAGGATTATTTAATCAGCTTCAGTTTTTAGATAGCTGCCTTGTGAATTACAAATATTTTGGTATAGGCAGGGAAGACGGAATAAATAAAGGCGAATTTTGTGCAATATTTTTCGATAAAAGTAAATTTCAGATTTTAGAGCAATCTACTTTTTGGTTGTCGGAAACGCCTGATACAGTTTCGGTTGGCTGGGATGCTGCTCTCGAAAGAATTTGTACTTTCGGACTTTTTGAGGATAAAATCAACAACAATAAATTTTGGGTTTTTAATACGCATTTCGACCATCAGGGTAGCTATGCTCGTGATAAATCAGCTTTATTAATCATTGAAAGAATTAAAGAATTGAATACAGAAAATTTGCCGGTAGTCTTGATGGGAGATATAAATTCCTTGCCTGGCTCTGCCCCAATCCAAAATTTAGAAACTTTTTTGACCGATGCCTTAAAGATTTCGGAGAAACCATTTTATGGTCCTATAGGAACATTTAACGGTTTTGATGCAAATAAAATAATATTGGAAAGAATTGATTATTTTTTCACTAACAAATTTAAGATATTGTCATATTCTCATATCGACGACAGATTGAATGACAATAAATTTATTTCCGACCATTTACCGGTTTTTGTAATTGTTGAAACTGGTGGTTGAAATTACAAAATATCTGAAAGGGACTACTAAAAATAGCAAATTTCAAGGCCTGCGAAATTTCAAAACGGCAGTTTAATATTATAAATGCAATCTGTTGAGCATGTCGAGACAAGGATTTTAATCCCGAAAGCTATCTTGAGAAACGACTAAGAAATTTGCAATTTTAGAAGTTACCTATATTAAAAAAGCCTAACTTTGTATCATGAAAACTATTTATGTTGACACATCTGTTTTTGGTGGGAAGTTTGATTATGAATTTAAACTGTGGACTGATTTGTTTTTTGAGAAAGTAATTCAGTCAGATATTAAATTAATATACTCGGATGTTGCGGAAGAAGAATTGACTAATGCCCCTTTTGAAGTAAAAAGTTTTGTTCAATCAATACCAAAAAAAAATATTCTGCGAACCAAATTAACAGAAGAAGCTGTTTTACTTGCTGAAAAATATCTATATGAAAAAGTCGTTGGCAAATCAAGTCGTGCTGATTGCTATCATATAGCTATTGCTACAATTTTGAAAGCTGACCTTTTAGTAAGTTGGAATTTTAAACATATTGTGAATATTCAAAAAATAAATGGATATAATGCTGTGAACTTGAAAAGTGGTTACAAAACTATTGAAATAAGAAACCCAAGAGAAATATTTGACTATGAAAACGAAGATGAAAAGTAATTATGACTGTGTAGGAGCAGTGCGAAAGGAAAGAGAAAGAATTGCGAGAGAGACACAAGGCAAGTCTCCAAATGAAATAATTGAGTATTTTAGCAGTAAAAGAAAAAGAACTGCAAACAAACAGGTATGAATGTATATTCTTTTTTTTTGATAAGTGGAAAACTTGATATATTTCCTTCGATTTGATTTTATTATTTTGTTTATTTTCACACACTGTTAGTTACATTATTTATATTTTTCATTTTTAATTTAGCATCATATGAGTACTAAGTTTGTAAATGTTATTAGTTTATTTGGCATAGCTCTTTTACTTTTTTCCTGTCAAAAAAATCGGCAAAAGCAAGTTTCCTTAAATATTGAAAGTGAATGGATGTTTCGTGCAGTTGACGACAACGAATGGCTGACAGCAAAAGTTCCCGGCAGTGTGCATACCGACCTCCTGAAAAATGGAATTATTGATGATCCTTTTTACAGGCTCAACGAACTTGAGGTTC is a window of Bacteroidota bacterium DNA encoding:
- a CDS encoding endonuclease/exonuclease/phosphatase family protein; translation: MKKLVLLSFVFLTSCLTAGWLFGQSYKIMSYNIRYDNSWDSLNSWEIRKTKVAELINFHNPCIFGIQEGLFNQLQFLDSCLVNYKYFGIGREDGINKGEFCAIFFDKSKFQILEQSTFWLSETPDTVSVGWDAALERICTFGLFEDKINNNKFWVFNTHFDHQGSYARDKSALLIIERIKELNTENLPVVLMGDINSLPGSAPIQNLETFLTDALKISEKPFYGPIGTFNGFDANKIILERIDYFFTNKFKILSYSHIDDRLNDNKFISDHLPVFVIVETGG
- a CDS encoding PIN domain protein, whose translation is MKTIYVDTSVFGGKFDYEFKLWTDLFFEKVIQSDIKLIYSDVAEEELTNAPFEVKSFVQSIPKKNILRTKLTEEAVLLAEKYLYEKVVGKSSRADCYHIAIATILKADLLVSWNFKHIVNIQKINGYNAVNLKSGYKTIEIRNPREIFDYENEDEK